The sequence CCAGGCCCAGAACTTGTCCAGCGTGAGCAGACCCGGCTTAAAACAGAGTGACGACTCACGATTGAACGGCGACGCCAGGCGCTCTATGCCTCTGAGATCAGTGTCGTCGAAGGCCTCGGGTGGTCGCTCTGACTCGCCCCCTGGAAGCGTGGTGCCGGCACAGGCCCCGAGACCCGCTCCCAGGAGAGCTGACATCGCCAGGCTGCCCAGGATACCAAAGATCAGGAGAGATGAGAGCTGCGGCCGGCGGGAGGACAAGGTCCCCACGGGCGGGCAGCATGTCGACATCCCCAGCTCCTGCATCAGCCGGCTCACGGGCCGGGAGGGCCCCGGGCAGCCCAGCTGCGGTGCCCGGGTGGAGGGCGAGCCCAGCAGCAGGGGCACGCAGGAGCCCAGCACACCTTCCGGGGGTGGCCCCCAGCCCCCCGCTCTGCCTGGCCCCTCCAGGGGGAAGGGTGTCGGCTCGACCTTTGAGAGCTTCAGGATCAATATTCCTGGGAACACAGCCCACTCCAGCAGACTCCCCAGCCCTGGCTTCTGTAACACCTTCCGGCCTGTGGATAGCAAGGCGCAGAGGAGAGAGAGCCCCTCGCCCCTCTTCGCCGTCAGGAAGACGAAGCAGCTCAAGAGCGAGATCTACGATCCTTTCAACCCCACGGGCTCCGACTCCAGCTCCGCCGGCAGCAGCCCCGAGCgcctgggctccagcctccttccctctgaGATCACCCGGACCATTTCGGTGGACAGTCCGAGGGCCCCAGCTCGGCTGCCCGTGCGTTGCGTCACCTCCTACACAGTGCAGACTGGCTTTGGGAAGGAGCCCCAGCCCCCCCAGGGGCCCTCTGGGCAGCCTGAGCTCCAGGACAAGGAGGAGCCCACTGAGGGCCAAGGCGCTGCCACACAGGTGCAGGGGGCGTCCCCGCCCGAGCCCTGGGGGGACGAGGACCGGCCACCCCGCAGCTCCTTCTTTGGCTCTGAGGGGCGGACAGTGACCTGTGTGACTGTGGCGGAGCCGGACGTGCCACCCAGCCCCAACGCCTTGCACACAACCACCCACAGGGTCGTGGAGCTGCGGTCCCCCACCCGCTCCCGCTCCACGTCCAGCTCCCGCAGCAGGAAGAAAACCCAGAGGCAGCAGGCCGCCAGCAGGGAGCATGGGAGGGCCCGCTCCGGTTCCCGTTCGTCCCACTCTGGGGACAGGAGCTCTCGGTCGGCATCGCCACCAGCGGGTGAGGACCCGGCTAAGAGGCACCGACCCAAGGTCCGGAGCCGGAGGTCTTCCAGTGACCGCTCCAGCAGCCATGAGCGAGCCAAGCGGAAGAAGGCCAAGGACAAGAGccgagagaggaggaggggcaccTGGGGCCGAGGCCGGCGCAGGTCCCGCTCCGGCAGCCCCGGCAGCTCCTCCTACGAGCACCGCgaaggcaggaggaagaagaggcGGAGGTCCGGGTCCAGGTCTCGGGGGAGGGAGTGCTCGCCCCCCAGCAGCCTGGAGAGGTCCCGTAGGCCCAGGCACCCCAGGGAAAGGAGGGACCGGCCCCGAGAGAGGCGTGGCTCCCGGGAGAGGAGGAAGCGCAGGTCCAGGTCACCGAGCCTGGAGCACAGGTCCCGGGAGCACCGGCGGCCTCGTTCCCGTGAGAAgcgcccacggccccgcccccgctccccgGAGAGGAAGCTGGCCCCGAAAGAGGCTTCTCCGGTGCCCCCTGTCCCAGAGGAGCCCAGGCCAGACAGGGAGCACTTGGCCAGGCCCCCGGCCTCAGCAGGAGCAGACGCCTTGCCGGAGGGGGTCGAGACGGACAAGGGCCCCCCAAAGGCCGCCCCAGTCCCAGAGGCGCTAGCCGAGTGTCCACTCGAGGACCTGGATTACGGCGACTCTGTCGAGGCGGGCCACCTCTTTGAGGACTTTTCAAGTGAAGCCATCTTCATGCAGCTTGATGACATGAGCTCTCCGCCCTCCCCTGAGAGCACGGACTCCTCCCCAGAGCGAGGCCTCCTGCCCAAGCCTGCTGTGCCTCCAACCAGCCAGCAGCATGACGCCAGCCTGGCCATGGCCACGGCCGCCATCAGGAGGGAGGTGTCGCTGATCCACAGTGAAGATGCCACACAGCTCCTGCCCCAGACAGAAGGCCCCCAAGAGAAGCACTTGCTCCCGCAGGACATGGCTGAGGCCACCACAGTGCCCAGCACCCTGGGTGGCCAGGCCGTGGGTGGGGCACCCGTGGTGAAGGAGGAAGGTCCTTCTCAGAACCCCTTGCTACGGGCTAAGGCTCTGGTGAAGAGAGTCACCTGGAACCTCCAGGAGGCAGAGAGCAGTGCCCCAGCCGAGGACAGAGGCCTGCGTGAGTAGGCACTtcccggggtggggggttggCGTGTGGTCTTCTCCGTGGGTGGCTCACGGGCCTCCTTCACACAGAGGGATGGCTGCGGCCTGACCAGTGGTCCTTGCTGCTGGGATGCTTTTCTGGAACTTTCTAGCCAGGAAGCAGCCTTCTGGCCTGGGGTGGCCACAGAACACTCACCCCTGCTGTTTTGGCCCTCAGGGATGCCGCTCCACAGACCACAGAAGCCCCGGGAAGGGGTCCGGGAAACCGAGGACGTGGGCCCCATGGCTGCGTTCCAGCAGGCACCTTTCTCTGAGTCCCTTCCCCCTGGTTACGTGCTTCCGGACTCTGGCTTTCCCGATGCCAACCCCTCTCAGGTGGGCGCCTAGACTGGAGGGACGTGGCCTCGTGCCCAGGCCATGCTGGCTGGGCCAGGTCGGGGCTGAAGACCTCATAGTGCCACCCCCTTTCTGCCATGGCTCTGACTGGGGAGTAGGGTGGTGAGCGCGGTGCCGGGAGCTCTACAGAGGCTGAGTGGGATTTGTTCTTGCCCAGGTATATGGCCCTAACCTGCCTCCcgccctggctctgcctctgagcATCCCGCCCTACGCACCAGTCAGCCAGCCCACGGTCCAGTTCATCCTGCAGGGGAGCCTTCCCCTGGAGGGCTGTGGGgtggcccagagcccagcccctgTACCCGCCATCCTGACCACAGCCTCAGAGCCACCTGGCCACGCGGccgccactgccaccaccactgccaACAACTCTGAGGAGAGGACAGCTGCTCCCAGGCCAGCCTCAGAGAAGGCCAAGAATGAGGAGGTGAgtcctgcccccctccctccagGGGCAGGATGATGGGAAGCCTTGTGCCTCTGGCCAGAGGGCCCTCTAGGCCTCTGGGTGGGTGTCACATGCATGTTCTCACTCCCAGTACATGAAGAAGCTGCACGTGCAGGAACGGGCCGTGGAGGAGGTGAAGCTGGCCATCAAACCCTTCTACCAGAAGAGGGAGGTGACAAAGGACGAGTACAAGGACATCCTTCGCAAGGCCGTGCAGAAGGTGGGCTTGGCAGTCGCCACCTGGGGGGCCGAGACCCTGCCTGCTGACACTCTCGGGGGTCCGTGAGCATGGAGAAGGGTGCCCCAGGCCAGCCCGTCTCCCTGTAGCCGCACCACATAGGTGGTCATGGGGGCTCACGGCAGTGGCCTCATGACTTGTTAAATAGACCGAGTAGCATGAGGTGTGGGAAAGCAAGACTCCGAGAGATGACCCGTTCTCCAGCCCAGGGTGGGGTTCGTGGTCATGATGTGCTGGCCCGGCTCTATGGAACCCTCAGGCTGCCCATTGTCCCTCACGTGGTCCCCAGGGCCCAGTCACTGTGGTCACTGAACATGTGGGGTGTGAAAGGACATCTGTGTAACTGGCCCCCCCCCCCAGATCTGCCATAGCAAGAGCGGGGAGATCAACCCGGTGAAGGTGGGCAACCTGGTGAAGGCCTACGTGGACAAGTACCGGCGCATGCGCAGACACCGGAGGGCCGAGGCCAGCGAGGAGCCGCCTGCCCCGGGCCCCGAGGGCTAAGGCCTGCCCAGCGCCGTCCTGGCTGGAGTGGAGGAAGCAGAAAATTCTGGGGACACCCAGAACTGTTTTCAGGGTTCCTGTGATCACACGTGGTCTGTGCACCTGTCCTGTTCACAGTTTAAAACTAGACTTTTTTTATTTGTACATTATAGATACACACTGTTCCCACTGTGTTCTAATTTATCAAAAATGGATTATCTTTAGAGATGTCTCAGTTGGCTCAGTACTTGAAAGGTGAACTTTGTGACCAAGGAAGGTCCTGGGCCAGAGGTGTGGGGAGGTTTCCTCGACCCCCTCACAGGCAGCCTCCCCCAGGCAAGCCATCTGTGCTCCTGGCCCTTGTCCAGGGAGCCCTTATACCATCTCTGTTATGCTCTGTAAAGAGTTGCTGAAGCCTATACTCAGCTCCACTGAGGCAGAGTGGTGTTGGCAGATTTCAAAGGCCAGGGACAGCCCCTAGGTGCAGCACAGAGGCCCTGCTCCCGACGGAGGGGCCCCAGTTGCCACCTGGCAGGGAGAGCAGAGTGTCTGTGTCCTGAGGGACAGTTGGGATCTTTGCGTAGTTTGTTGGCTCTAAAGTGGGGCCTGCGTTTCTTCACTGTGAAAAGAGTGGGGTGCTCCCTCCTTGGGCCCCCAGGAAGTGGGGTGAGCTTGAGTCCACGGTGCCTTTGCTGAGCCCCAGCCCCAAGCCCACCTCTGGTCAGGACACAATGCTGGCTCTTGGGTTTCTACTGGACCCCGAAGGGGCCGGGGTCCGCCCTAGGCGGGCTGCCCCACTCCATCAGGAAGTGCTCCAGGAAGTGCTCTAGGTCGTCATAGAGGCTGTCAGAACTGGACAGGCAGAGGCCGAGGCTGCCGCTGTCCAGGGAGGACACGCCTTCACGCTGCACGCCCTCCAGGTATGCCCGGCACAGCCATGGCTCCAGCTGTGGGGAGGGCGCtgtcaggcccggtggggctgtGTGCAGCCCCACCCTGGGGACCCCTGCACCTCACCTTCACGAGGACCAGGTTCTTCTCCTTGGGCCTCACCACCGACAGGTCCTGGCCAAAGCCCAGGTAGATCGTGTAGTGTGGGGAGCCTTGGCGCCGGCGGGCACGGAACTCCCCCAGCTCTGCAGGACAGGACCGGGCTCTGGtgagcagggggcaggggggcaggctGGGAGGACCTCAGCCCCAGGGCAGGTGCTTCACTGACCTTGAAAGAAGGTGCCGAAGTCAAAGATGGGGGTGTTGCAGTCTCGGGGCAGCAGgcgggctggggtggaggggctggcAGAGCCCAGGGGCCCACCCACTTCCCAGTAGACCTTGCATTTCCCCTGGCGCCGGGCCCACAGCCACGGCCCCCGGAGCTCCAGCTGCAGGCCAGGGGCCACGTGCTGCAGCAGCTTCTCTGTGTAGTGCAGCTGCTTCTGGTCGGGCAACtcagcagggctggggaaggCCACACGCTGGGGCTCTGCAGCCTCAGCAGCCAGGCTGGGGGAGCCATACAGGAGCACACAGCCTGGGCGCCCCACCACCTCCTGCAGCACTGTTCGGCCCTTGTACATGATGGTCAAGTCCAGGGCCCCCAGGCTGGGCTCTTCGTGCAGACAGACCTGGGAGCACCTGGGACCAGCCGGGTGCTCACCTGCCATTGGGGTGCAGGCACCAGAGGAGGGTGTCGTGCCAAGCTCCACGTCTGGGAGCTGTCTGGGCTCTGGGACCAGGGGGGGCCCTGCAGCTAGAGAGAAAGGCCTAAGCTGGCACCTGgtctcccagctcctccctcttCCACAGGTCTCTGGCTCCTTTTCCCCATAATCTTGGCCTAGGGCAGTAGCCACAGGCCGGTGGCCACTCCCACTCCCTGGGAGGAGCTCTGGGCCTGACCTGAGGAGGATCAGCTATACTGGCCCACCTGTAGCCCGCACCATCCCTGCtgggcctccctctcccccaggccctgcctcctctctcccctgcctgcctctccccttgGCACAGAAGTCTGCAGGACAGAGCACCCCCCTCCAACACAGCCCCTTACCAGGAGCCTCTCGGGGGATCGGATCCGCCCCCAATACAGCTTTCAACAGATGGTCCTCCAGGGAGCTCTCCTGCAAAGCCTGGAGCAAGAGGTCCCCAGCGTGCTCACTTGGGTTTGCAGTGCAGGGCTCAGGGCTTAGCCAGGCCGGTTCATGCCCTGGCCTCTCACCAGTATGTGCTGCCTGGCATGGCCCAGGAAGCCCATCCTGCAGGGGAAGACAATGCCAGCTTAAAtaagcagcccccagccccagcaagaGCTGGCAGCCCTTGCTTGACCCAAGGTCCAGGAGGGCAGAATAGCCTTACCCTTGTGAGTGGGGCATCTTCAAGGGCTTTGTCCTCCCCCTGGTTAATGCCTGGGTCTTCTGAAGAAGAAAGGTTTGGAGAAACACTGGGACCTGACTCTGGAGTGGACTCCTGAGTGTGAACCCCTGGGCAGCTCCTCACAGCTGGAACGTGCACCTCTCCTTCACTAGTCCCAGTAAGCTCATCAGCTTCCTCCCAGTGATCCCCTGAGCAGTCCCCAGCAACCTGGCTCCAGCCTCTCCCACGCCAGTCTCTAAAACCAGAAATCTGATGCAGCACTGCTCCCAGGACAGAGCAAAGTCCCAAGGCCCTCCGAAGCACATTCCACTGCGCCCAGCCCATCCTCCTGCAGCCCTCCTGGGGCTTTCCTCACCTCTGCACCCCAGCTCAGGGCTGATCATGTACACCTTATGCGGGTCGGTAGGGTCAGCTGAGTTGTCTTGCAACATCACGAAGCGCCCAGTGCTGCGCAGGGCGCAGCGGAAGTTGGTTTTCCAGGAGGCTCGGAGCGCACCCTCGTTGGATGACCTGGCACCGCTGCTGCAGGGCGGCCACCTGCCGCGGGCCACGGCCCAGGCCTGGGGATTGAGAGGGAGTGGAGGACGTGGCCTGGATCCATGGATCTGGGACTGCCCTACCCCTACCCCCGGGTCCCCGGCGGGATTGCGGTCCCACCTTAAAGATGCGCGAATCTGCTTCACCCAGGTCCTTTCGCGCGAAGTGCTTCCAGGGCACGCGGAAGCGCGTTCGGGCAGCGTCCAGCCACCGTAGCCCCTCATAGCGGCCGCTGCTGACCTCGGCCAGAAGCCAGTCTCCGAAGAGCACGCGCGGGGCCCCACTGCAGACAGGGCAGCCGGGTTATCAGGGCGCGCGCAGGCCGCCGGGTGCGTGGGGTCTGCGCCGGGCAGGGCGGGGAGCTCTCACCTGTCCTGAGCCACGGCCATTGCTCCCTCTGCAGGGGCTGGGCGGGGAGGGGCCGGCGCACCCTCCGCGGCGAGTGTTGTCACGGGCGCAGAGTCAGGTACTACCGCAGGTGAGAAGAAGGTTGCGAGTGTGGCCAGATGTCACCGGTGTTGAGGATTACAGATGGGAATTGAGGGCTGATGGCCACGACGTTGCTCGAGTGTGAGTCCTGGCCAAAGCGGTGATAGGTGTGACTACAGATACGGCGAGCGCGCGCACGAGGGGCCACAGGTGTCGAGCCGGCGGCCGGGTAGGCCCTGCGGGGGCGCGACGGAACTGCCGCAGGAAAACGAAACCTCACGTTGCAGGAAAACAAAACCTAACCCACTGGGCCGCGGGGCTGGCAGacgcccctctcccttcccctctcgcCCACCCCGCAGGTCCTCAGCGACCGTGACCCCCGCATCCAGTTCCCCCAATTCTGGATCCGTGCCCCGCCGCCGTCACCCGCGCTGCCTGCCCCCTCCCGGCCACTGCTCCACGGAGCGAACGCGTGGTCCGACGCGGCCGTCACTGCCCCTCTGCTTCCGCGTGAGTCCCGAGTACCTGGCGCTGAAACGACCGGAGCACGAAATCGCATCTCCGAACACGCCAAAGCAAGCGCTTTTATGCTGGcgaggccgggggcggggccgggggcggggccgggggggggCCGGGCTGCGCGGAGCTCCAGGTGCAGCAGAGGAAGTCACGTGCTccggcgggcgggggcggggccgcagGGGGTCCTGGCGGCCCGCCTGCACAGCCGCTGCCGGGTCCAGCCGATGCTCTCCCTCACCCGGCGCTCTGGGGGACTGGGGCTCCCGCACCCGACGTGGTGGGACAGGCAGTGGGATAAGCTGGGGCTCCAGGAAGGAAACCCGCACTTCGCTGAGCAGACAAGTGGGTGATGAGGGTGCGGGGGAGGAGCGGCAGCTGTGTTCTTTGGGTTCTTACCAGTGAGAACTGCTCAGGCAAGGTACTCAAATACGGTCGagattaaaatatttggaaaggaaTTCGTAATGCCTTTTCATGAGGAAAAACGCCAGTGACCCTTGAGGGAGGGTGGTAGTCGGGGCGGAAGTCCTGCCTGAAGTCCGCTCGTGCGGAAGCCAGCGGAGGGGGCTCTGTCCCCAGTCCCTGGCCCTGGGTCCCCCCACTGCCTGCCTCGACCCTGTGCCGCACACCCGCCACCCCTGTGCCCGTGGCCTGAAGGCCACTGTCGCACTGGGTgggccacacccccacccccaacaccgcGGGTCACAGTCCAGGCACCTGGATTAGTGGGGCGCCACGGGGTGCTTACTGCCCACACTGTAGCCCACAGGCGTACGGCTGTGACCCACCGGAAGGTCCCCAGGACCTTGCTCTCCCAGATGAGTGTTCCCGAGGGTGGCCCCTGGCCAGGTGGCTCCTCATCCTCCCCCACGGGAAGAATCTCCGTGGTGGGTCTGGAGGTCAAGGTCCCCCCTCCTCGGCGGTGGTTAGACCAAGAGAGGAACTTCCTGGCCACCACCAGCTGCTACCAAGCCTGGGAAGCCCCGTGGCCCCGCGGGCACAGCAGGTGGTTTACGGGAAACAGCGCCGGGCGCTTTCGGCCGGCCGGACGCGACTCCGCCCCCGCTGCGCACCCGGCGTGTTCCCGGAGGACTCGCTGCCCGGCGCTGAGCGAATGGGCCTCGTCGCGACCACCCCCACCGGCAGCCGCTCGGGGAAGGCCCTACACACCGCCGCAGATCTAAAAATGTCACTTTATTCTGCGCAATGAGGGGACGGGGAGAAGGGCCAGGCTGACTCGGGTCCagagggggaggcggggaggccaCGCTAGAAGTAGATGGAGTCAGCGCCTGGCGGGTCCTCCGTACCCCTGCCCGGTCCTGCGTCCGAGCCCGCGTCGCCGCTGCCCTCGCTGCCTGAGTCGCCCGCGCCGTCTGCTTCCGAGGCGGGCTCGTTGAGGACCACCACGTCAGCCTCTGCCCCGATGTCCTCGCCAAACCACACGGCCTTGTAGCCACCTTCAGGGCGCCGCTCCTTGGTCAGGATGGACCTGACGGCTGCAGGGTCTTCCCCATCCCGGGCCGCTGCTGGGGACTCGGGGACATGATGgagggtggcagggctgggggacgTGGGCCCCGGGGTCACAGGCTCTGGGGTTGGGGGCCGGCCGGGTCTGGGTGAGGGGCTAGGGGCCGGTGCCCAGTTAGCCTCCTCGCTGACGAAAGCCTGGTTGTCAAAGCCTTGgggctggggctcctggggcagagggagccaGAGGTCAACCAAGCCTGCCCTGGCTTGGCCcagtcctcccctccccagagacaggacactagtccctccctgtgctctgcctctctctgcccccttcccaTCCTTTGGACTCCACCGCATCACTCCTCTCCTGGACTGACTCCTGGTTTCCATCCCGCAGCCTCTCCACTGCCCCCCAATCTGTTGCTCCGTCCTCTTGATGCCTATCTCGGCCTGCCTGTTCACTCTCCTCTGTCTCTCAGTTGGCCCTCTCCAGTCCTGTTCCCAACCCAGGGCCTCACCAGAGCTTTGCCAGAGCAGCACTTGAGTCGGTGGCCGTAGAGCTTGTGGACCAGGACCATGAGGGCGATCAGAGCCAGAAGGAGCAGCGCCCCCAGCACCCCACCCAGCGCCGCCATCTCCACTGCTGAGAAGCGCTGGTCCCCACTTGGCTTGTTTGTAgtgctgcctcctcctgccccagacgTCCCTGCTGACACCACCACTGCCCCTTTACTGCCACACCCCAGGCACGCCCGTGCCAACCTGTGGCAAGCTCGGGACCCCCTGAGAACAAGCAGGCCTGGTTCTGGGGAGTGGCACTTTTGATCCCCCACAAAGGAGCTGTGTGTTCCCCAGGAGCCCGATAGGCCAGGCTCCTGAAGGGGGCGGGGAGAAGGGGGTCAGAGGCCACCAGTTCCAGGTGGAAGGCAGGGGGTCCAGTATCACAGGAAGGGGTATGAGGGCCATGTGGGGCCATTGGGGTGAACGGCCCCAGAATTGAGGGGTTCACTGGATCCCAAATCTGGCCTCTGTCCCGCCCTCCACACGCCTTCCCTAGTTCACGTCCTGGGCTCCCCCAGGACCTGTCTGTCCCCCAGACCACAGCAGACCTCTCCTTGAGGTTTCATGGTCTGTATGGTCACACCAGGCCGACCTGGGGCGGACCCTGCCCTACACTGGCCACCTAGAGTCAGGTGGCATAAGGGTGACTCTAGGGCAAATAGAGGTGCTACCTGAGGACCAGGGGGTCCTGCTGGGCCCAGGGGACGTCAGCGGAGAGGTTCCTGGTTTCGAGGTCTGTGCTGAGCCCCCACTGGGTGAGGCTGGTGTTGGGGAGGGGCTGGTTCCCGCACTGGAGGGCCCCCCAGGCATGGAGGAGGCAGATGGCCTCAGAGTTGTGCCTGAGGAGGGGTACGGGCCAGGACCCCCTCCAGAGCTGGTCGTGGAGGGCCCCTGAGAGGGTGCAGGGGGCCCGGGGACTTCCAAAGTGGTGCTGCTTGAGGGTCTGGTCGTTCCGGCCATCTCTGGGGATGTGGGGGAGTCGGGGGGGCCTGGAGCCAGGGACAGGGCTCGGGCTTGCCACTGTCCCCAGCCAGAAGCCCTCCCTGCGCCAACCTGGGACCCCCGGGAGGCCTACCTGTGGGGGCGGGCTCCTGTTCTGAGACTTGAATCTCCACGACTGTAGTCGCTGTGCCTGAGGTCACTGTGTTCTTGGCCTCAACCTGGGCAGAAGAGGGCTTGTCCCTCTTGGGCCCCACCTTAACCCCCGCCCCTGGAGATActgcccacccctcacctctgCATAGAAGACGCCGGTGTGCACCAGCAAGGCGTTGGTCAGCACTGCCTCCCCGTCCATTCGGAAGTTGGAGTTGTTGGTGATTTGATACGTGATGGCCGAGTTGAGGTCCTGGACACGGCCCCAGTGAGTCCTGGGTCCAAGCTGCTTCCCAAACTCCCCGAAGCCACCCCCAGAGGAAGGCCAGGCAGACCCAGGGACACGACGGTGCCTACTGGAAACTCAGGGTCCTGGGCCCGGATCCTCAGAGGCTGGGAAGGGGCAGCTGCATCCTTGACGGCCACGCCCACCCCAGAACCACGCGCCACGGTGCCGCGGTACAGGCTCTCGGGGAAGCGGGGCAGGCTCCCGTTGGCATCTCGGGCCTCCACCATGACCTGGGTCACGGAGTACCGGCCGTGGTCTGCCTGCtcaccctgggggtgggggaggcagcagtGACCAGCAGGTCCTTCCAGGGGAGCCCTGCAGCCTGCGGCCCAAGAAGGGCCCCTGGAGACCTGGCCTTATGCAGGCACTCACCTTGACCACCAGAAGGAAGGTCTTGGGGCTGGGGACACTCTTGCTCATGGTGAGGTTGCCTGTGCTGGCATCAATGGAGAATGTGCCGTCCTCGTGTCCTGGGAGGATGGAGAGATGCTTGGGCCCCGGTACCCTCCGGAGGCCTGAAGTCCCAGGGCCCCAGCTGGCTCTGCCCACGTGGCCAGCCCCCTAGAGGGGAGAGAAGCTGGGGGGCTGGTGCTCACTCACCCTTCATGAAGCTGTAGACAATGGGCTGGCTGATGGCCCAGTCCCCGTCCACGGCGTAGATGGGCCCGGGCTGCAGGACAAGGGCGCCTGGCTGCGggattggggaggggagggaatgcCGTGGAGCTGGTGCCGTGGCCTCGGGCCCCTCCCGCACCCCTCCAGGAGGTCTGGAGTAGCCCTGATGGGCAGCCAGGGACACAGTCCAGTTGTCCGGCCCCACTGCCCACCACACCTTCGGACCAATTGCTAATGAGCCAGTTTGCCCAAAGTCATTTGATTGATCTGAATGACATGTGTCTACTTAAGAGGCAGCCATGTGGGATGGACAAAGCTCACATAGAGGTCTGGGCCCCTCGCACAGGGCAGGGGCCCTGGTGGCTGAACCAGACCCCACTCCTCAGGAGCCCCCTGATATCCAGCCCAGCTCCCTACCCATTCACGCGGTGTCCAGGGAGCACTGTCTGGCTCTGCCTGAGGACAGCTGGGCC is a genomic window of Camelus bactrianus isolate YW-2024 breed Bactrian camel chromosome 10, ASM4877302v1, whole genome shotgun sequence containing:
- the CDHR5 gene encoding cadherin-related family member 5 isoform X1, yielding MRTWALLLPLLMATAQAQVCSVDKTVFEVKENTNSSEPLLDIYVPEGQQVTLGPSSTRFAFRIQGTQLFLNVTPDYEENSMLQAQLECKSGDTTVTQLRVFVSVLDVNDNTPQFPYVARVWKVPEDTKVNTTIIPETELEAQDLDKDDILFYTLQEVTLGASDFFSLMGTNRPALRLDQPLDFEKCRNMTFQLLVRDTQEENVEPSHTATATLVLEVQPADLRPPWFLPCTYSDAYVCIQAQYQGTVPTGHKLPGALVLQPGPIYAVDGDWAISQPIVYSFMKGHEDGTFSIDASTGNLTMSKSVPSPKTFLLVVKGEQADHGRYSVTQVMVEARDANGSLPRFPESLYRGTVARGSGVGVAVKDAAAPSQPLRIRAQDPEFPDLNSAITYQITNNSNFRMDGEAVLTNALLVHTGVFYAEVEAKNTVTSGTATTVVEIQVSEQEPAPTGPPDSPTSPEMAGTTRPSSSTTLEVPGPPAPSQGPSTTSSGGGPGPYPSSGTTLRPSASSMPGGPSSAGTSPSPTPASPSGGSAQTSKPGTSPLTSPGPSRTPWSSAGTSGAGGGSTTNKPSGDQRFSAVEMAALGGVLGALLLLALIALMVLVHKLYGHRLKCCSGKALEPQPQGFDNQAFVSEEANWAPAPSPSPRPGRPPTPEPVTPGPTSPSPATLHHVPESPAAARDGEDPAAVRSILTKERRPEGGYKAVWFGEDIGAEADVVVLNEPASEADGAGDSGSEGSGDAGSDAGPGRGTEDPPGADSIYF
- the CDHR5 gene encoding cadherin-related family member 5 isoform X6; the encoded protein is MRTWALLLPLLMATAQAQVCSVDKTVFEVKENTNSSEPLLDIYVPEGQQVTLGPSSTRFAFRIQGTQLFLNVTPDYEENSMLQAQLECKSGDTTVTQLRVFVSVLDVNDNTPQFPYVARVWKVPEDTKVNTTIIPETELEAQDLDKDDILFYTLQEVTLGASDFFSLMGTNRPALRLDQPLDFEKCRNMTFQLLVRDTQEENVEPSHTATATLVLEVQPADLRPPWFLPCTYSDAYVCIQAQYQGTVPTGHKLPGALVLQPGPIYAVDGDWAISQPIVYSFMKGHEDGTFSIDASTGNLTMSKSVPSPKTFLLVVKGEQADHGRYSVTQVMVEARDANGSLPRFPESLYRGTVARGSGVGVAVKDAAAPSQPLRIRAQDPEFPDLNSAITYQITNNSNFRMDGEAVLTNALLVHTGVFYAEVEAKNTVTSGTATTVVEIQVSEQEPAPTGTSGAGGGSTTNKPSGDQRFSAVEMAALGGVLGALLLLALIALMVLVHKLYGHRLKCCSGKALEPQPQGFDNQAFVSEEANWAPAPSPSPRPGRPPTPEPVTPGPTSPSPATLHHVPESPAAARDGEDPAAVRSILTKERRPEGGYKAVWFGEDIGAEADVVVLNEPASEADGAGDSGSEGSGDAGSDAGPGRGTEDPPGADSIYF